One Streptomyces sp. NBC_00102 DNA segment encodes these proteins:
- the purN gene encoding phosphoribosylglycinamide formyltransferase — translation MASPTSADPARSVDPARLVVLVSGSGTNLQALLDAIDADPQGYGARIVAVGADREGIVGLERAERAGIPTFVCKVKDHATREEWDAALAAATAGYRPDLVVSAGFMKIVGKEFLAAFGGRIVNTHPALLPSFPGAHGVRDALAYGVKVTGCTVHFVDDGVDTGPIIAQGVVEVTEEDTPEGEAALHERIKEVERKLLVEAVGRIARDGHRIEGRKVHLGE, via the coding sequence GTGGCCTCGCCCACCTCAGCCGATCCGGCCCGCTCCGTCGATCCGGCCCGTCTGGTCGTGCTGGTCTCCGGTTCCGGTACGAACCTCCAGGCGCTGCTCGACGCCATCGACGCCGACCCCCAGGGGTACGGCGCCCGGATCGTCGCGGTCGGCGCCGACCGCGAGGGCATCGTCGGTCTGGAGCGGGCCGAGCGTGCCGGCATCCCCACCTTCGTGTGCAAGGTGAAGGACCACGCCACCCGCGAGGAGTGGGACGCCGCGCTGGCCGCCGCCACCGCCGGGTACCGGCCCGATCTCGTCGTCTCGGCCGGTTTCATGAAGATCGTGGGCAAGGAGTTCCTGGCCGCGTTCGGCGGCCGGATCGTCAACACCCACCCCGCCCTGCTCCCCAGCTTCCCCGGCGCCCACGGAGTGCGTGACGCACTCGCGTACGGCGTGAAGGTCACGGGGTGCACCGTCCACTTCGTCGACGACGGCGTCGACACCGGTCCGATCATCGCGCAGGGCGTGGTCGAGGTGACCGAAGAGGACACCCCGGAGGGCGAAGCCGCTCTCCACGAACGCATCAAGGAAGTCGAGCGCAAGCTGCTCGTCGAGGCCGTGGGGCGGATCGCCCGTGACGGTCATCGCATTGAGGGACGAAAGGTTCATCTCGGTGAATAA